From one Sylvia atricapilla isolate bSylAtr1 chromosome 17, bSylAtr1.pri, whole genome shotgun sequence genomic stretch:
- the TESC gene encoding calcineurin B homologous protein 3 isoform X1, whose translation MGSAHSVPAEMRELADRTGFTSEQIEHLHRRFKQLSQDQLTIRKENFDSIPDLEFNPIRGKIVHAFFDKRNLRQESDGLAEEINFEDFLTIMSYFRPIEMNMDEEQLDRFRKEKLKFLFHMYDSDHDGKITLQEYRNVVEELLSGNPHLEKESARSIADGAMMEAASICVGQMGPDQVYEGITFEDFLKMWQGIDIETKMHVRFLNVDTIAHCY comes from the exons TCACCTCTGAGCAGATCGAGCACCTGCACCGGCGCTTCAAGCAGCTGAGCCAGGACCAGCTGACGATCCG caAGGAGAACTTTGACAGCATTCCCGACCTGGAGTTCAACCCCATCAGGGGCAAAATCGTCCACGCCTTCTTTGACAAGCG GAACCTGCGGCAGGAGTCGGATGGGCTGGCCGAGGAGATCAACTTCGAGGACTTCCTCACCATCATGTCCTACTTCAGACCCATCGAGATGAACATGGACGAGGAGCAGCTCGACCGCTTCCGGAAGGAGAAACTGAAAT tCCTGTTCCACATGTACGACTCGGACCACGACGGGAAGATCACGCTGCAGGAGTACAGAAAT GtggtggaggagctgctgtcagggAACCCGCACCTGGAGAAGGAGTCAGCTCGGTCCATCGCCGACGGGGCCATGATGGAGGCAGCCAGCATCTGCGTGGGACAAATG GGCCCGGACCAGGTGTACGAGGGCATCACCTTCGAGGATTTCCTCAAG ATGTGGCAGGGAATCGACATCGAGACCAAGATGCACGTCCGCTTCCTCAACGTGGACACCATCGCCCACTGCTActga
- the TESC gene encoding calcineurin B homologous protein 3 isoform X2, whose translation MGSAHSVPAEMRELADRTGFTSEQIEHLHRRFKQLSQDQLTIRKENFDSIPDLEFNPIRGKIVHAFFDKRPIEMNMDEEQLDRFRKEKLKFLFHMYDSDHDGKITLQEYRNVVEELLSGNPHLEKESARSIADGAMMEAASICVGQMGPDQVYEGITFEDFLKMWQGIDIETKMHVRFLNVDTIAHCY comes from the exons TCACCTCTGAGCAGATCGAGCACCTGCACCGGCGCTTCAAGCAGCTGAGCCAGGACCAGCTGACGATCCG caAGGAGAACTTTGACAGCATTCCCGACCTGGAGTTCAACCCCATCAGGGGCAAAATCGTCCACGCCTTCTTTGACAAGCG ACCCATCGAGATGAACATGGACGAGGAGCAGCTCGACCGCTTCCGGAAGGAGAAACTGAAAT tCCTGTTCCACATGTACGACTCGGACCACGACGGGAAGATCACGCTGCAGGAGTACAGAAAT GtggtggaggagctgctgtcagggAACCCGCACCTGGAGAAGGAGTCAGCTCGGTCCATCGCCGACGGGGCCATGATGGAGGCAGCCAGCATCTGCGTGGGACAAATG GGCCCGGACCAGGTGTACGAGGGCATCACCTTCGAGGATTTCCTCAAG ATGTGGCAGGGAATCGACATCGAGACCAAGATGCACGTCCGCTTCCTCAACGTGGACACCATCGCCCACTGCTActga